In Spea bombifrons isolate aSpeBom1 chromosome 12, aSpeBom1.2.pri, whole genome shotgun sequence, the following proteins share a genomic window:
- the TEX12 gene encoding testis-expressed protein 12, whose protein sequence is MTSKALKYEENKGFKRKKETQVTVKESETTQCSLPTDTSPVRSDSSEIGDLEAVIKDLSKEINLIFAKFAKVLSERSAVDASYVQEFDEILKEAKCLEIHLKQKRENLRNRLTMIANTLQRSNC, encoded by the exons ATGACAAGTAAAGCACTgaagtatgaagaaaataaaggttttaaacgcaaaaaagaaacacaagtaACA GTAAAAGAGTCAGAAACCACACAGTGTTCTTTACCAACAGACACATCTCCAGTACGTTCGGACAGTTCTGAAATTGGAGACTTAGAAGCTGTGATTAAag ATTTAAGCAAGGAGATAAACCTAATTTTTGCCAAGTTTGCAAAAGTATTGAG tGAAAGATCAGCTGTAGATGCCTCATATGTGCAGGAGTTTGATGAAATCCTTAAAGAAGCCAAATGTTTGGAAATCCATTTAAAGCAGAAGAGGGAAAACCTTAGGAACCGCCTTACCATGATTGCAAACACTTTGCAAAGATCAAATTGTTGA
- the LOC128469918 gene encoding interleukin-18-like: MRRNKETPYLCHHLAYIWCLRGIIERYMNILSVVKMQQEDEVDAFRLVTPTNPAEISIQNIDQRTLITEKTEKNFTAQFVKNDSDNQSKFLLYTYKETLPPRGIPVLFSATIDNKRFLMCCDNDSSIYFKKEELPIDISSKHSEFIFYQRSFSAGHTSFSFESSVKQNFYLAFEEEGNIQKLILKHCPPGKLDETIQMKVF; this comes from the exons atgagaagaaataaagaaacccCTTATTTGTGTCATCATCTCGCTTACATTTGGTGTTTAAGG GGAATAATTGAACGTTATATGAACATATTGTCGGTAGTTAAGATGCAGCAGGAAG ATGAAGTTGACGCCTTTAGACTTGTTACGCCAACAAATCCTGCGGAGATATCTATTCAAAACATCGATCAGCGGACGCtaataacagaaaaaacagaaaagaattTCACAGCTCAGTTTGTAAAAAACGATTCTG aCAATCAATCCAAATTTTTACTGTACACATATAAAGAAACGTTACCACCCAGAGGAATCCCAGTGCTTTTTTCTGCTACTATAGACAATAAACGCTTTCTTATGTGTTGTGACAACGACTCTTCAATCTATTTTAAG AAAGAAGAGCTGCCAATCGACATAAGTTCTAAGCATAGTGAGTTCATTTTTTATCAAAGATCCTTTTCAGCGGGACATACTTCATTTTCCTTTGAGTCATCGGTGAAGCAGAATTTTTACCTTGCATTTGAAGAAGAGGGCAATATACAAAAACTGATTTTAAAGCATTGCCCTCCAGGAAAACTGGATGAAACCATACAGATGAAAGTTTTTTAA